One segment of Pseudoalteromonas rubra DNA contains the following:
- the pyk gene encoding pyruvate kinase, with the protein MLRRTKIVATLGPATDRDNNLEKIIRAGANVVRLNFSHGVAQDHKDRAEAVREIAKKLNKHVAILADLQGPKIRVSTFKDGKVNLDVGAKFTLDAELEKGEGTIESVGIDYKELPNDVNAGDLLLLNDGLIQLTVDNVAGNKVHCTVTVGGVLSNNKGINRLGGGLTAPAFTEKDKEDLLTATEIGVDYIAVSFPRSGDDMRYVRGLAEKAGSDAQLLAKIERAEAVDSVEAIDDIVLASDAVMVARGDLGVEIGDAALVGKQKQIISRARSLNRTVITATQMMESMIDNPMPTRAEVMDVANAVLDGTDAVMLSAETAAGEYPEETVATMARVCLGAESQPQTHISRHRLDSMFTDTSETLALSAMYAANHLTSVKAIVALTESGNTSKLMSRISSGLPIYSLSRHARTLGQTALYRGVYPVYFDSTQCSGESTVRDALNTLVETGALEQGDTVILTHGDVMETIGATNTMKIVTV; encoded by the coding sequence ATGCTTAGACGCACAAAGATTGTAGCAACACTAGGGCCAGCTACAGATAGAGATAATAACTTAGAAAAAATCATTCGCGCAGGTGCAAACGTCGTTCGTTTGAACTTTTCCCACGGTGTCGCACAGGACCATAAAGACCGCGCAGAAGCAGTCAGGGAAATTGCAAAAAAATTGAACAAACACGTCGCAATACTGGCTGATTTGCAGGGTCCCAAAATTCGTGTTTCTACATTCAAAGACGGCAAAGTTAACCTAGACGTAGGTGCAAAGTTTACTCTAGACGCTGAACTTGAAAAAGGTGAAGGCACTATCGAGTCTGTCGGTATTGATTATAAAGAGCTACCAAATGATGTAAATGCGGGCGATTTACTTCTGTTGAATGATGGTCTTATCCAGCTAACCGTAGATAACGTTGCGGGCAATAAAGTGCACTGTACGGTTACTGTCGGCGGTGTCCTGTCGAACAATAAGGGCATCAACCGATTGGGGGGTGGCCTGACAGCGCCTGCATTTACCGAAAAAGACAAAGAAGATTTACTTACTGCGACTGAAATTGGCGTTGACTATATTGCCGTTTCATTCCCGCGCAGCGGCGACGACATGCGCTACGTTCGGGGCCTTGCTGAAAAAGCAGGATCAGACGCACAACTACTGGCTAAGATTGAACGTGCAGAAGCCGTTGATTCAGTTGAAGCGATTGACGACATTGTATTAGCCTCAGACGCAGTGATGGTTGCACGGGGTGATTTGGGTGTAGAAATTGGTGATGCGGCCTTGGTAGGCAAGCAAAAGCAAATCATTAGCCGTGCACGTTCACTCAACAGAACGGTTATCACTGCAACACAAATGATGGAATCTATGATAGATAACCCGATGCCGACCCGTGCCGAAGTCATGGACGTAGCAAATGCGGTACTGGATGGCACTGATGCCGTAATGCTGTCAGCAGAAACAGCTGCAGGCGAATATCCGGAAGAAACCGTCGCAACGATGGCACGTGTTTGTCTTGGTGCTGAATCACAGCCACAAACACACATTTCAAGACACCGACTGGATAGCATGTTTACTGATACATCAGAAACACTGGCCCTGTCAGCTATGTATGCGGCAAACCATCTGACTTCAGTAAAAGCCATCGTTGCACTGACTGAGTCTGGAAATACATCTAAATTAATGTCGAGAATTAGCTCTGGCTTACCAATCTATTCACTTTCTCGACACGCCAGAACACTTGGCCAGACAGCGCTCTATCGGGGCGTTTATCCGGTTTATTTTGATTCTACTCAATGTAGTGGAGAATCAACCGTTCGCGATGCGCTAAATACACTGGTCGAAACAGGTGCGCTGGAACAAGGCGATACGGTGATCCTAACTCACGGTGACGTAATGGAAACCATTGGTGCGACCAATACAATGAAAATTGTCACCGTCTAG
- a CDS encoding LytR/AlgR family response regulator transcription factor, with the protein MSKIRTLIVDDESLARKGLAVRLKQIEDIDVIELCSSGEQALELCANQQIDLVFLDIQMPTMNGFEVARALSESVKPLPAIVFVTAFDHYAVKAFEIHALDYILKPVDDNRLKQAVEKVHSYLKTQQDNAHKKKLASFVAGITGNNCEEILRKLATGDTIEDKKYPESIAVKEQGEIIRVSAASIQWIDAAGDYMCLHCSDGQTHILRKTMKELEQELDPKLFVRVHRSAIVNTKQISKLVTQSSGEYLLVLENGQELKVSRSYRDKVKAALAS; encoded by the coding sequence ATGAGCAAAATCAGAACGCTAATAGTAGACGATGAGTCCCTAGCCAGAAAAGGCCTGGCTGTGCGCTTAAAACAGATAGAAGACATAGACGTTATCGAGTTGTGCAGCTCAGGGGAGCAAGCGCTTGAGTTATGCGCCAATCAACAAATCGATCTGGTATTTCTCGATATTCAAATGCCAACCATGAATGGGTTTGAAGTGGCCAGAGCGCTCAGTGAGAGTGTTAAGCCGTTGCCGGCCATCGTGTTTGTCACTGCTTTTGATCATTATGCAGTAAAAGCCTTTGAAATTCATGCTTTAGATTACATCCTAAAGCCCGTAGATGACAACAGACTAAAACAGGCGGTTGAAAAAGTGCATAGCTATTTGAAAACACAACAAGATAATGCTCACAAGAAAAAGCTCGCCAGCTTCGTTGCCGGTATCACAGGCAATAACTGCGAAGAAATTCTGCGTAAATTGGCTACTGGTGACACCATTGAAGACAAAAAGTATCCAGAGTCGATTGCGGTAAAAGAGCAGGGGGAAATCATTCGAGTATCAGCTGCCTCTATTCAATGGATTGATGCTGCCGGAGATTACATGTGTTTGCACTGCTCTGACGGTCAGACTCATATTTTGCGTAAAACGATGAAAGAGCTTGAGCAGGAATTGGACCCTAAATTATTTGTGCGTGTTCATCGTTCAGCTATCGTCAATACCAAGCAGATCAGCAAGCTGGTTACACAAAGCAGTGGCGAGTATTTGTTGGTGTTAGAAAATGGCCAGGAGTTAAAAGTCAGCCGAAGCTACCGTGACAAAGTTAAAGCGGCTTTAGCAAGCTAG
- a CDS encoding sensor histidine kinase: MKWQALVDNRQRFFWVLQIAGWIGYALVNYIGSKVFEMRDIYVFVIVLNAYAGCLMTVPLRYLYRKVWNAKPLLLIFVVFSTSYLTGTLWSVVQKFNMWEIYRHGYRPEEWYYYLQQGLDSVYIILCWSGLYFGIKYYQLLQSERQKALKANTMAHEAQLKMLRYQLNPHFLFNTLNAISTLVLVEENKDANQMVSRLSDFLRYTLNTDPIKKVPLEQELHALKLYLNIEKVRFDERLEVVFDITEEAKQALVPSLIMQPLIENSIKYAIAHMASGGKIEIRAQVFANELLLEVGDNGPGASIENGQLSNVQGVGIANTQDRLRTLYENNYSFVLAHNTPSGLKVNIRVPFEKAEK, encoded by the coding sequence TTGAAGTGGCAAGCTCTGGTCGATAATCGACAGCGATTTTTCTGGGTTTTACAAATTGCAGGCTGGATTGGCTATGCATTGGTAAACTACATAGGGTCAAAAGTATTCGAAATGCGCGATATTTACGTTTTTGTGATCGTGCTAAACGCCTATGCAGGTTGTCTGATGACAGTGCCATTGCGTTATCTCTACCGTAAAGTATGGAACGCAAAACCATTATTGCTTATCTTTGTTGTTTTTAGCACCTCTTACCTGACAGGCACACTTTGGTCTGTCGTTCAGAAGTTTAACATGTGGGAAATTTACCGGCATGGATACAGGCCCGAAGAATGGTATTACTACCTTCAGCAAGGTTTGGATTCTGTTTACATTATTTTGTGTTGGAGTGGTCTATATTTCGGTATTAAGTACTATCAGCTGCTGCAAAGTGAACGACAGAAGGCACTGAAAGCTAATACAATGGCCCACGAAGCGCAACTTAAAATGCTGCGTTACCAGCTAAATCCCCACTTTCTTTTTAATACACTCAATGCCATTTCAACGCTGGTACTGGTTGAAGAGAATAAAGATGCCAATCAAATGGTGTCCAGGCTGAGCGATTTCCTGCGTTATACATTAAATACAGACCCAATAAAAAAAGTACCGCTAGAGCAGGAGTTGCATGCACTCAAATTGTATTTGAATATTGAGAAGGTGCGCTTTGATGAACGTCTTGAAGTGGTTTTTGATATCACTGAAGAAGCCAAACAAGCACTGGTGCCTAGTCTGATCATGCAACCGTTAATTGAAAACTCAATCAAATATGCTATTGCGCATATGGCCAGTGGTGGCAAAATCGAGATAAGAGCTCAGGTTTTTGCCAATGAGCTATTGTTAGAGGTAGGTGATAACGGGCCGGGTGCGTCCATAGAAAATGGCCAGTTGAGCAATGTCCAGGGGGTAGGTATTGCCAATACCCAGGACAGACTAAGAACATTATACGAAAATAATTATTCATTTGTGCTTGCGCACAATACGCCTTCTGGATTGAAGGTGAATATACGAGTTCCTTTTGAAAAGGCTGAGAAGTAA
- a CDS encoding amidohydrolase family protein yields the protein MNKFKISLLTSALLASSAAFAQITAITNAKVHTLTDAGTLEGATVVIEDGTITAINPTSIEADVTIDAQGRVLTPGFIGSMNQLGLVEVSAVAGSRDAGDDKADVDFDASPAFNPRSSLIPYGRKGGITQNVVMPHGGKSIFKGLAFVVDLSGEFDSVLKTRTALLVDMDASSTGSRAMKYKTLAEKLEGQQQKLSDKGKKDDKKAAKKPSQEEQVLTAVLKGEMPVVVGVERASDILEVLKVKEQFGLNLVLWGVNDAVLVKEEIAKANVPVVISAVSNLPTSFSSLHADLTNAGELERAGVKVLLSGFAFEGAHNLYQLRFDAGIAVAHGMSYEGALKAVSSNIADVFDLDGGKIASGQRADLVLWSADPFEFTTTLDKLWINGEEVSTESRHDKLRDRYTTDSDMPRAYTK from the coding sequence ATGAATAAGTTTAAGATTTCTTTATTGACCAGTGCATTGCTGGCTTCTTCAGCCGCATTTGCTCAGATCACGGCGATCACCAATGCTAAGGTTCACACATTGACTGACGCGGGTACCCTGGAAGGGGCAACTGTGGTAATTGAAGACGGCACCATCACTGCGATTAACCCAACGAGTATCGAGGCCGATGTGACGATTGATGCACAAGGCCGAGTTCTTACGCCTGGTTTTATTGGTTCAATGAACCAGCTAGGACTGGTTGAAGTGAGCGCAGTGGCCGGCTCAAGAGATGCAGGTGATGATAAAGCCGACGTGGATTTTGATGCCAGCCCGGCATTCAACCCTCGTTCGTCGTTGATCCCATATGGTCGCAAAGGCGGTATCACGCAAAATGTAGTAATGCCACATGGCGGAAAGAGCATTTTCAAAGGGTTAGCCTTTGTAGTGGACTTATCCGGAGAGTTTGACAGTGTACTGAAGACGCGCACTGCATTGTTGGTTGACATGGATGCAAGCAGCACCGGGTCGCGTGCAATGAAATACAAAACCCTGGCAGAAAAGCTTGAAGGTCAGCAGCAAAAGCTGTCTGATAAGGGCAAGAAAGACGATAAGAAAGCAGCGAAGAAGCCAAGCCAGGAAGAGCAGGTACTGACCGCAGTATTGAAAGGTGAAATGCCAGTTGTTGTTGGCGTAGAACGCGCATCTGACATCCTTGAAGTATTGAAGGTGAAAGAGCAGTTTGGCCTTAACCTGGTTCTTTGGGGCGTGAATGACGCTGTTCTGGTTAAAGAGGAAATCGCTAAGGCGAATGTTCCTGTGGTTATCAGTGCAGTGTCTAATTTGCCAACCAGCTTTAGCTCATTACATGCTGATCTGACCAACGCCGGAGAGCTTGAGCGTGCTGGCGTAAAAGTGCTGTTGTCTGGTTTTGCATTTGAAGGGGCGCACAATTTGTATCAGCTGCGCTTCGATGCGGGTATTGCTGTCGCACATGGTATGAGTTACGAAGGGGCGCTAAAAGCGGTCAGTAGCAATATTGCAGATGTATTTGACCTGGACGGGGGTAAGATTGCCTCTGGCCAGCGTGCTGATTTGGTACTTTGGAGCGCCGACCCATTTGAGTTTACTACAACCTTAGATAAACTCTGGATCAATGGTGAAGAAGTGAGTACAGAATCTCGTCACGATAAACTAAGAGACCGCTATACCACAGACTCCGATATGCCTCGCGCGTATACTAAGTAA
- a CDS encoding amidohydrolase yields MQKFKPTAIVLALSTVLLGCQDKGPQKEKVTIDKNPYPSTYQPHSSGSTLITNATVLTGTGELLEDTDVLLKDGKISQVGKDLSAQADVTIDAQGKWVTPGIIDVHSHLGAYPSPSVESHADGNEITKPNTAQVWVEHSVWPQDPGFNRAREGGITTLQILPGSANLFGGRSVTLKNVPSPTMQGMKFPDAPYGLKMACGENPKRVYGGKGVAPYTRMGNMAGYRAAWAEASEYKQAWEQYDAAYAAGLNPDAPKRDIRLDTLRGVLDGEILIHNHCYKAEEMAMMIDLSKEFNYHSGTFHHGIEAYKVADLLAENGNCAALWPDWWGFKMEAYDMVPENVAIVDAVKNSCAVVHSDSDTTIQRLNHEAAKIMNTANQAGFSLKEQDAIKWITYNAAKSLGIEEKTGSVKQGKQADIVIWDRNPFSVYSKAETVYIDGAKVYDRFDEKYQAVSDFMLGQR; encoded by the coding sequence ATGCAAAAATTCAAGCCGACGGCGATTGTACTTGCATTAAGTACAGTTCTTTTAGGGTGCCAGGACAAAGGCCCTCAGAAAGAAAAAGTCACCATTGATAAAAATCCATACCCAAGTACCTACCAGCCTCATAGCTCAGGCTCCACTTTAATCACCAATGCAACTGTACTGACAGGTACAGGCGAGCTGTTGGAAGACACGGATGTATTGCTTAAAGACGGCAAAATCAGCCAGGTTGGTAAAGACCTGTCCGCTCAGGCTGACGTGACCATAGATGCTCAGGGCAAATGGGTCACACCAGGTATTATTGATGTGCATTCACATCTGGGTGCTTATCCAAGCCCTTCTGTAGAGTCTCATGCAGACGGTAACGAGATCACCAAGCCGAATACAGCCCAGGTATGGGTTGAGCACTCAGTTTGGCCACAGGACCCGGGCTTTAACCGGGCGCGTGAAGGCGGGATCACCACCTTACAGATCCTGCCCGGCTCTGCCAACCTGTTTGGCGGTCGCAGTGTAACGCTGAAGAACGTGCCATCACCAACTATGCAAGGCATGAAGTTTCCGGATGCACCCTATGGTCTGAAAATGGCGTGTGGTGAAAACCCGAAACGTGTTTATGGTGGTAAGGGCGTCGCACCTTATACGCGTATGGGTAACATGGCGGGATATCGTGCTGCCTGGGCTGAGGCGAGCGAATACAAACAGGCTTGGGAACAATATGATGCGGCTTATGCGGCAGGACTGAACCCGGATGCACCAAAACGTGACATTCGTTTGGATACGCTCCGTGGTGTGCTTGACGGTGAAATCCTGATCCACAATCACTGCTATAAAGCGGAAGAAATGGCCATGATGATCGACCTCTCTAAAGAGTTTAATTATCACTCGGGTACTTTCCACCATGGTATTGAAGCTTATAAAGTCGCTGATCTGCTTGCCGAGAATGGTAATTGTGCCGCATTGTGGCCTGATTGGTGGGGCTTCAAAATGGAAGCATATGACATGGTTCCTGAAAACGTTGCCATCGTGGATGCCGTTAAAAATTCATGTGCCGTTGTTCACTCTGATTCAGACACCACAATCCAACGTTTGAATCATGAAGCTGCCAAAATCATGAACACTGCGAACCAGGCCGGATTCTCGCTTAAAGAGCAAGATGCCATTAAATGGATCACATATAATGCGGCTAAATCGCTCGGTATCGAAGAAAAGACCGGGTCGGTCAAACAAGGTAAGCAAGCGGATATTGTTATCTGGGACCGCAATCCATTTAGCGTTTATTCTAAAGCCGAAACCGTCTACATCGACGGTGCCAAAGTATATGACCGCTTCGATGAGAAATATCAGGCGGTGAGTGATTTTATGCTGGGTCAGCGCTAA
- a CDS encoding DUF3718 domain-containing protein produces the protein MKLAATLVLSPLLLATSMAASAGDIEFVGADNSIATQLCVAVGTNHRLTLIKKLTEHRISRSIVANKLTCNEMPVPQFAKKFGLHKTAGLLNIDFTTDTSITDIAMTENTQTIVISGSR, from the coding sequence ATGAAACTTGCCGCGACTTTAGTGCTTTCCCCTCTGCTTCTGGCCACCAGCATGGCTGCCAGTGCAGGAGACATAGAATTTGTAGGAGCAGACAACAGCATCGCGACACAGCTATGTGTCGCAGTAGGAACTAACCACCGCCTGACTTTAATTAAAAAACTAACGGAGCATCGTATCAGCCGCTCTATTGTTGCCAATAAACTCACCTGCAACGAGATGCCAGTGCCTCAGTTTGCCAAGAAATTTGGCCTGCATAAAACTGCGGGGCTGCTTAATATCGACTTTACGACTGACACGTCAATCACAGACATAGCGATGACCGAAAACACACAGACAATCGTCATTTCTGGTTCCAGATAA
- a CDS encoding DUF445 domain-containing protein has translation MSKSLATNILAAVVVLLGWLLKIDVLWTMGLFALSGAVTNWLAIHMLFEKVPGLYGSGVITIKFKEFKSAIRKLILEEFFNEDKLRSFAQKNEIQLDLKPVITQTDLSPAFNKLVQVIEASQFGAMLAMVGGKEAIEPMKDSFTDKMKEALFEISEGEDFQQQLSGLLSSGQSVDAVKVAIEHAVEERLEELTPAMVKSIVQDMIHTHLGWLVVWGGVFGGLFGLIAALV, from the coding sequence ATGAGTAAAAGTTTAGCGACGAATATCCTGGCCGCTGTGGTTGTACTGCTTGGCTGGTTATTAAAGATAGATGTGTTATGGACTATGGGCTTGTTTGCCTTGTCGGGGGCCGTGACAAACTGGCTTGCAATACACATGCTGTTTGAGAAAGTGCCGGGTCTGTATGGGTCGGGCGTGATCACCATTAAGTTTAAAGAATTTAAAAGCGCCATTCGTAAACTGATACTCGAAGAGTTCTTTAACGAAGATAAGTTGCGTAGTTTCGCACAAAAAAATGAGATTCAGCTGGATCTGAAGCCAGTCATTACGCAAACCGACTTGTCACCTGCATTCAATAAATTGGTACAGGTGATAGAGGCTTCTCAATTTGGGGCTATGTTGGCCATGGTGGGCGGTAAAGAAGCGATTGAGCCGATGAAAGACAGCTTCACCGATAAAATGAAAGAAGCCTTGTTTGAAATCAGTGAAGGGGAAGATTTTCAGCAGCAACTGTCTGGCCTACTGAGTAGCGGGCAGTCGGTTGATGCCGTAAAAGTAGCCATTGAACATGCTGTTGAAGAGCGTTTGGAAGAACTCACGCCAGCGATGGTCAAAAGTATTGTTCAGGATATGATCCACACGCACCTTGGCTGGTTGGTGGTTTGGGGTGGTGTCTTCGGTGGCTTGTTTGGGCTCATTGCAGCTTTGGTCTAA
- a CDS encoding fructosamine kinase family protein: MWNLVNQYISDAIHEHFEFTRKTQLPCNAHARLFKIENDHHCYLVKVDHIQALERVECEARNHDTLIRDSDFLVADTITIGSSIEFCFLVLEWLETSGELEDWYTCGTTLAKLHARHEQKMYGLEEDNYFFDLVQPNQWHKKWEVFFAEERIAWQLQLLAEKGIKLVDIDQFVERIKPMLPHQVAPSLLHGHFWRGNIAFSQGKPCLFCPSCYYGDREIDLASSELFAPLPHAFYKGYDSVYPRMEGYEDRRRIYQLYPLLCHANMFAGDYLKQAANHIEDLCK, encoded by the coding sequence ATGTGGAATCTCGTAAACCAGTATATCAGTGATGCAATCCATGAACATTTCGAGTTTACCCGTAAAACGCAATTGCCCTGCAATGCGCACGCTCGGTTGTTTAAAATCGAGAATGATCATCACTGCTATCTGGTTAAGGTAGATCATATTCAAGCGCTGGAGCGCGTTGAATGCGAGGCCCGCAACCATGACACATTGATCCGGGACAGCGACTTTTTAGTTGCCGATACCATCACAATAGGCTCAAGCATTGAATTTTGCTTTTTGGTGCTTGAGTGGCTTGAGACGTCAGGAGAGCTCGAAGATTGGTACACCTGTGGCACCACGCTCGCCAAACTACACGCTCGCCACGAGCAAAAAATGTATGGACTGGAGGAAGATAATTACTTTTTCGATTTGGTTCAGCCAAACCAGTGGCATAAAAAATGGGAAGTGTTTTTTGCCGAAGAACGGATCGCCTGGCAGCTACAACTATTGGCAGAAAAAGGGATCAAACTGGTCGATATCGACCAGTTCGTTGAGCGCATTAAACCCATGTTGCCACATCAAGTCGCGCCATCTTTGCTACACGGCCACTTTTGGCGTGGCAATATCGCCTTTTCCCAGGGTAAACCCTGTTTATTCTGCCCCTCTTGTTATTATGGTGACAGAGAAATAGATCTCGCATCGAGCGAACTCTTTGCGCCCCTGCCACATGCATTTTATAAAGGGTATGATAGTGTTTACCCCAGAATGGAAGGGTATGAAGACCGCCGACGTATCTATCAACTCTATCCTTTGCTATGCCACGCAAATATGTTCGCAGGGGATTATCTGAAGCAGGCCGCTAACCACATCGAAGACCTTTGCAAATAA
- a CDS encoding CPXCG motif-containing cysteine-rich protein: MKQLYDQRISCPHCGHHIFVSLDASEGDQDYYEDCAACCNPIHLNMHIDYAINKLELRVDADDEQVF; this comes from the coding sequence ATGAAGCAGCTGTATGACCAACGTATTAGTTGCCCGCATTGTGGCCATCATATTTTTGTTAGTCTGGACGCCAGCGAAGGTGATCAGGACTACTATGAAGATTGCGCAGCTTGTTGCAACCCGATCCATCTGAACATGCATATAGATTACGCAATTAACAAGCTTGAACTGAGGGTTGATGCAGACGACGAACAAGTCTTTTAA
- a CDS encoding riboflavin synthase subunit alpha — protein sequence MFTGIVQTQATVVSAVLREGIMKLVLSVDSRYLEKLTHGASIAINGCCLTVTDFEVRGADVVGQVSFDVIDETLQLTNLNLLQQGSRVNFERSVTFGTELGGHIVSGHVHCQATILAYIQEADNCRIKLAIPEQWKKYILYKGFISVNGASLTVGKLEEDGFWLHLIPETLALTNIGTAHVGDLFNIEVDQQTYTTVNTVEHYLRKNRGNFSL from the coding sequence ATGTTTACCGGAATTGTACAGACTCAAGCGACAGTAGTTAGTGCTGTGTTGCGCGAAGGGATCATGAAGCTGGTGTTGTCGGTTGACAGCCGATATTTGGAAAAATTGACTCATGGTGCGAGTATCGCAATTAATGGATGTTGTCTGACCGTCACAGATTTTGAAGTAAGAGGTGCAGACGTCGTTGGACAGGTGTCTTTTGATGTGATCGACGAAACGCTCCAGTTGACCAACCTGAACTTGCTGCAGCAGGGCAGCCGGGTTAATTTTGAACGCTCTGTGACCTTTGGTACTGAGTTGGGTGGGCATATTGTGTCCGGCCATGTGCATTGTCAGGCGACGATCCTGGCATATATTCAGGAAGCCGATAACTGCCGGATCAAACTTGCCATTCCTGAGCAGTGGAAAAAATACATTCTGTATAAAGGGTTTATCAGTGTTAACGGTGCAAGTTTGACGGTAGGTAAACTAGAAGAAGATGGTTTCTGGCTTCATCTCATTCCGGAAACACTGGCACTGACCAACATTGGCACAGCCCACGTTGGCGATCTGTTTAACATTGAAGTTGACCAGCAGACATACACGACGGTGAACACGGTAGAACATTATCTGCGTAAAAATAGGGGCAATTTCTCATTGTGA
- a CDS encoding MATE family efflux transporter, translating to MKFALWEAKRLVRLATPVFFAQITLVLMSVVDTMMAGQVSAEDLAALSIATGTWNPMTFSLQGILLAITSMVAYCDGAKQRDGIKTYFQQGIYLALILSSLGFIASAFTPLVFARIGAASAITDLAQQYIDFVKWGLPAFLLFSVYRNVTEGVGNTKAALYISLLGLVVNVFANYVFIYGKFGMPALGSAGCGLATTLVFWVMAIAQLIYSFNNKYLDGHWLITAFARPHAATLFQIVKLGLPICLATFFEVTLFACIPLFIADLGAIAVSGHQIAASVTTILFMLPLSLSMAIAIRIGTLSGEGNYPKLVNSVYTSFVCAVVVSVIVAAFTYVIRNEIAWVYTQNTEVALLASGIIVLACIYQLPDALQVAANGVLRGLKYTSPITIVTFVSYWLIGFSLGFVLAKTDILTSAMGARGFWVGIIVGLTCAAILLLYFVRKRLDTLRPDPV from the coding sequence ATGAAATTTGCTTTATGGGAAGCAAAGCGCCTGGTGCGTCTTGCCACCCCTGTCTTTTTTGCCCAAATCACGCTGGTACTTATGTCGGTTGTCGACACTATGATGGCGGGGCAAGTCAGTGCCGAAGATCTCGCTGCACTGTCAATTGCAACCGGCACCTGGAACCCAATGACCTTTTCTTTACAGGGTATTCTGTTGGCAATCACCAGTATGGTTGCTTACTGCGATGGGGCCAAACAACGAGACGGTATTAAAACCTACTTTCAGCAGGGTATCTACCTTGCATTAATACTCTCTTCACTTGGTTTTATTGCCAGTGCCTTTACTCCTTTGGTCTTTGCACGTATCGGGGCAGCGAGTGCTATCACAGACTTAGCACAACAGTATATTGATTTTGTAAAATGGGGATTACCTGCTTTTTTATTGTTTTCTGTCTATCGTAATGTCACAGAAGGCGTTGGTAACACAAAAGCAGCTTTGTACATTAGTTTGCTTGGACTGGTCGTCAATGTCTTTGCCAACTATGTATTTATCTATGGCAAGTTTGGCATGCCTGCACTGGGCAGCGCGGGGTGTGGACTCGCAACAACCTTAGTATTTTGGGTCATGGCCATCGCGCAGTTGATTTATAGCTTCAACAATAAATATCTCGATGGACACTGGTTGATCACAGCCTTCGCACGGCCGCATGCTGCAACTTTGTTTCAAATAGTCAAACTTGGCCTACCCATTTGTCTCGCAACGTTTTTTGAAGTGACCTTATTTGCCTGTATTCCCCTATTCATTGCAGATCTCGGAGCCATCGCAGTATCCGGACACCAAATAGCAGCCAGCGTAACCACCATTCTGTTTATGCTCCCTCTTAGCCTTTCTATGGCGATTGCAATACGTATCGGAACTTTGTCAGGAGAAGGCAATTACCCCAAACTGGTAAATTCGGTCTACACCAGCTTTGTCTGTGCCGTGGTAGTATCAGTGATTGTTGCGGCCTTTACCTACGTGATCCGAAATGAGATTGCCTGGGTATATACTCAAAATACCGAAGTGGCGTTACTGGCCTCTGGGATAATCGTGCTGGCATGTATTTATCAACTGCCAGATGCTTTGCAGGTTGCTGCCAATGGTGTATTGCGTGGATTGAAGTACACCAGCCCCATCACCATTGTCACCTTTGTGTCTTACTGGCTGATTGGGTTCAGCCTCGGTTTTGTGCTGGCAAAAACCGACATACTGACATCGGCCATGGGTGCCAGAGGGTTCTGGGTCGGCATTATCGTCGGTTTGACTTGCGCCGCTATACTACTTCTTTATTTTGTGAGGAAACGGCTTGATACGTTACGCCCCGATCCTGTTTAG